A single Pseudodesulfovibrio aespoeensis Aspo-2 DNA region contains:
- a CDS encoding 4Fe-4S dicluster domain-containing protein, which yields MARQLAMVIDAAKCIDCKACVASCKVANHTPEGQWRNWIKHEDASPSPGAGTSKTRFQPGACMHCDNPTCVAACPTGATYKDPETGEVVIDDGLCIGCGNCIPACPYHARFRNAQKRKADKCNYCPERRAAGLSPACVDTCPTKARVFGDINDHQSEAGRLYLANKDRLTRVTALTDTKPNMFYLGDPGPGAWGGEAVVPASMVAMKQSAPFIKGIVALSGLGVLVMLGRQLLVGSGDKSSDSDHSSGKEDSDA from the coding sequence ATGGCACGGCAACTGGCAATGGTCATCGACGCGGCCAAGTGCATAGACTGCAAGGCCTGCGTGGCTTCCTGCAAGGTGGCCAACCACACGCCCGAGGGCCAGTGGCGCAACTGGATCAAGCATGAGGACGCCTCGCCCTCTCCGGGCGCGGGCACAAGCAAGACACGCTTCCAGCCCGGCGCGTGCATGCACTGCGACAACCCCACCTGCGTGGCCGCCTGCCCCACCGGGGCCACCTACAAAGACCCGGAAACCGGCGAAGTGGTCATTGACGACGGGCTGTGCATCGGCTGCGGCAACTGCATCCCGGCCTGCCCCTACCACGCCCGGTTCCGCAACGCCCAGAAGCGCAAGGCGGACAAGTGCAACTACTGTCCGGAGCGTCGGGCCGCCGGGCTCTCGCCCGCCTGCGTGGACACCTGCCCGACCAAGGCGCGCGTGTTCGGCGACATCAACGACCACCAGAGCGAGGCCGGACGGCTCTATCTGGCCAACAAAGACCGGCTGACCAGGGTGACTGCCCTGACCGACACCAAGCCCAACATGTTCTACCTCGGCGACCCCGGCCCCGGCGCCTGGGGCGGCGAGGCCGTGGTGCCCGCCTCCATGGTAGCCATGAAGCAGTCGGCCCCGTTCATCAAGGGCATCGTGGCCCTGTCGGGCCTCGGCGTGCTGGTCATGCTCGGCCGCCAGCTGCTGGTCGGGAGTGGCGACAAATCCTCGGATTCCGATCATTCCAGCGGCAAGGAGGATTCCGATGCCTAG
- a CDS encoding formate dehydrogenase subunit gamma gives MPRTHKRHDRSDIFIHWFNAACWLLLLLTGVGLIQNPAIDPFGSGYPQALRSLVGGGAALLALHEGIGVLWILGFVFYLIVNFKGARFFLAEIFSVSPARDMAWMVRKMVLMTLGPKALKGVGMDPELPDQGYYNMGQKAFAQASVVGGVVIAATGVIMLLSDRTFGADSTGLVGWAVTLHFIAVGLVFAGLLVHIYMAAISPEERPGFKSMFTGVVPDGYAKHHHRLWWEKIRNDGE, from the coding sequence ATGCCTAGGACGCACAAGCGGCACGACCGCTCCGACATCTTCATCCATTGGTTCAATGCGGCCTGCTGGCTGCTGCTCCTGCTCACCGGCGTGGGGCTGATCCAGAACCCGGCCATCGACCCCTTTGGCTCCGGATACCCGCAGGCCCTGCGCTCGCTGGTGGGCGGCGGAGCCGCCCTGCTTGCCCTCCACGAGGGCATCGGGGTGCTGTGGATACTCGGCTTTGTCTTCTATCTGATTGTCAACTTCAAGGGAGCCAGGTTCTTCCTGGCCGAAATATTCTCGGTCAGCCCGGCCCGCGACATGGCCTGGATGGTCAGGAAGATGGTTCTGATGACCCTGGGCCCCAAGGCGCTCAAGGGAGTGGGCATGGACCCGGAGCTGCCCGACCAGGGCTACTACAACATGGGTCAGAAGGCGTTCGCCCAGGCCAGCGTGGTCGGCGGCGTGGTCATCGCTGCGACCGGCGTGATCATGCTCCTGTCCGACCGCACCTTTGGCGCGGACTCGACCGGGCTGGTCGGCTGGGCCGTGACCCTGCACTTCATCGCCGTGGGACTGGTCTTCGCCGGGCTGCTGGTCCACATCTACATGGCGGCCATCTCGCCCGAGGAGCGCCCTGGCTTCAAGTCCATGTTCACCGGCGTGGTGCCCGACGGCTACGCCAAGCACCACCACCGGCTGTGGTGGGAAAAGATCAGGAACGACGGCGAGTGA
- a CDS encoding rhodanese-like domain-containing protein, which produces MHKTRILIAMLLALALAAATPALAEEGAKPKFKEFHSIVDYAFVAKHAKMPKPKDVMIIDSRPYKPTFVAGYIPTAVSIPTSQFEKMTDQLPANKAATLIFYCGGFDCPLSHKAAFMAEALGYTNVHVYAAGYPDWKKKAPYHSIGVETVMEMMTKGEKYILVDARPAKLFLEGSIPSSISIPEREFADKRGMLPVGKDEVSLVYYCGGYDCVLSHKSAIKARALGYKNVLVAEAGYPAWQKLYGSAGGVAVKAGEAEGAIDLEQFKAILKDKPESIMLIDVRDREEFAVSHFPTAVNMTVDMVEKQAAQMPVDKPIVFVCATGARSGEAYYLLKDLRPEIKDVYYLEATIKFGDNNSYEITPNK; this is translated from the coding sequence ATGCACAAGACACGCATTCTGATAGCCATGCTGCTGGCCCTGGCCCTGGCAGCGGCCACCCCGGCCCTGGCCGAGGAGGGCGCCAAGCCCAAGTTCAAGGAATTCCATTCCATCGTGGATTACGCCTTTGTGGCCAAGCATGCCAAGATGCCCAAGCCCAAGGACGTGATGATCATCGACTCGCGGCCCTACAAGCCCACCTTTGTGGCCGGATACATCCCCACGGCGGTATCCATCCCCACCAGCCAGTTTGAGAAGATGACCGACCAGCTGCCCGCGAACAAGGCGGCCACGCTGATCTTCTACTGCGGCGGGTTCGACTGCCCGCTCTCGCACAAGGCGGCCTTCATGGCCGAGGCGCTGGGCTACACCAACGTCCATGTCTACGCTGCCGGGTATCCGGACTGGAAGAAGAAGGCCCCCTACCATTCCATCGGGGTGGAGACGGTCATGGAGATGATGACCAAGGGCGAGAAGTACATCCTGGTGGACGCCCGCCCGGCCAAGCTCTTCCTGGAAGGGTCCATCCCGTCCTCCATCTCCATCCCTGAGCGGGAGTTCGCGGACAAGCGGGGCATGCTGCCCGTGGGCAAGGACGAGGTCTCCCTGGTCTACTACTGCGGCGGGTATGACTGCGTGCTCTCCCACAAGTCGGCCATCAAGGCCCGCGCGCTGGGCTACAAGAACGTCCTGGTGGCCGAGGCCGGATACCCCGCATGGCAGAAGCTCTATGGCTCCGCGGGCGGCGTGGCCGTCAAGGCGGGCGAGGCCGAGGGAGCCATCGACCTTGAGCAGTTCAAGGCCATCCTCAAGGACAAGCCCGAATCCATCATGCTCATCGACGTGCGCGACCGCGAGGAGTTTGCCGTCAGCCACTTCCCCACTGCGGTCAACATGACCGTGGACATGGTCGAGAAGCAGGCCGCCCAGATGCCCGTGGACAAGCCCATCGTCTTTGTCTGTGCCACGGGCGCGCGCTCGGGCGAGGCATACTACCTGCTCAAGGACCTGCGCCCCGAGATCAAGGATGTCTACTACCTTGAGGCGACCATCAAGTTCGGCGACAACAACAGTTACGAGATCACACCCAACAAGTAG
- a CDS encoding rhodanese-like domain-containing protein, translating to MKPLSMAIWLLIALLPALFPDARADADTDGDEALWWSAAQAESERDGYKLIDTDQLLMLINSGQPPLIIDVRADYEFEAGHVTGAANLEFDLGDRGDLDTAKRTAFAALAGPDKSRPIVFYCRSFRULRSGIAARWAARMGYEKVYRHPGGFHEWEAAHPELVVGTVPEQRALAPGDSFPDCRLALLSGDHDREYLDLPADAKWLALADLRARFVLIQLYNTMCHECVRETKMLSRFFERVEADPVLAGRLKIIGVGIYDTNLKVVKFRKHYDVLYPLFADQHGEIFGCLGQAQVPLAYLLRARGDGTWNIELIKRGYFEPDETFLNTLRDAVIRSDCTD from the coding sequence ATGAAGCCCCTTTCTATGGCCATCTGGCTGCTCATCGCCCTGCTTCCCGCCCTGTTCCCCGACGCCCGCGCGGACGCCGACACAGACGGGGACGAAGCACTCTGGTGGTCCGCCGCCCAGGCCGAGAGCGAGCGCGACGGCTACAAGCTCATCGACACCGACCAGTTGCTCATGCTGATCAACTCCGGCCAGCCCCCCCTGATCATCGATGTCCGGGCCGACTACGAGTTTGAGGCCGGACATGTGACCGGGGCCGCGAATCTCGAATTCGACCTGGGCGACCGGGGTGACCTGGACACGGCCAAGCGCACGGCCTTCGCAGCCCTGGCCGGGCCGGACAAATCGCGGCCCATCGTCTTCTATTGCCGCAGCTTCAGGTGACTGCGCAGCGGCATTGCAGCGCGCTGGGCAGCGCGCATGGGGTATGAGAAGGTGTACAGACACCCAGGCGGATTCCACGAGTGGGAGGCGGCCCATCCGGAGCTGGTGGTCGGAACCGTGCCCGAACAGCGCGCCCTGGCGCCGGGCGATTCCTTCCCGGATTGCCGTCTGGCGCTGTTGAGCGGCGACCACGACCGCGAGTATCTGGACCTGCCCGCCGACGCCAAGTGGCTCGCCCTTGCCGACCTGAGGGCGCGCTTCGTGCTCATCCAGCTCTACAACACCATGTGCCACGAGTGCGTGCGCGAGACCAAGATGCTCAGCCGGTTCTTCGAGCGGGTGGAGGCCGACCCGGTCCTGGCAGGCCGGCTCAAGATCATCGGGGTGGGGATATACGACACCAACCTCAAGGTGGTGAAGTTCCGGAAGCATTACGACGTGCTCTACCCGCTGTTCGCGGATCAGCACGGGGAGATCTTCGGCTGCCTGGGCCAGGCCCAGGTGCCGCTGGCCTACCTGCTGCGGGCCAGGGGCGACGGAACCTGGAACATCGAGCTGATCAAGCGGGGGTATTTCGAGCCGGACGAAACCTTCCTGAACACACTCCGGGATGCGGTCATCCGCTCGGACTGCACCGACTAG
- a CDS encoding TorD/DmsD family molecular chaperone, producing the protein MAGFTITNQAEQVFLLNAIELVVAVFRGPSQAGWQALFEAGLPELKGQVPSRFAHLTAILDNLQDAAPGAPDGLADLETEYVRLFIAASGGVAAPLYESCHLGTAPRVMGQSALAMRQRLADAGLEIHGPANEPPDHLAVELEYLYHLLATAWAQNEGQSEASGLAFAREVMRPWVGRFARALESGRPHPIYAASAGLLLDVLDILDRNPGDIPAHT; encoded by the coding sequence ATGGCCGGTTTTACCATCACCAATCAAGCCGAGCAGGTCTTTCTGCTCAATGCCATCGAGCTTGTGGTGGCCGTGTTTCGCGGCCCGTCGCAGGCGGGCTGGCAGGCCCTTTTCGAGGCCGGACTGCCCGAGCTCAAGGGGCAGGTCCCGTCCCGGTTCGCGCACCTTACGGCCATCCTCGACAATCTGCAAGACGCGGCTCCCGGCGCTCCTGATGGCCTGGCTGACCTGGAAACCGAATACGTCCGCCTGTTCATCGCGGCCAGCGGCGGGGTGGCCGCCCCGCTCTACGAATCGTGCCACCTGGGCACCGCGCCGCGTGTCATGGGCCAAAGCGCCCTGGCCATGCGCCAGCGGCTGGCCGATGCCGGGCTGGAAATCCATGGCCCGGCAAACGAGCCGCCCGACCATCTGGCCGTGGAGCTCGAATACCTCTACCACCTGCTGGCCACGGCCTGGGCGCAGAACGAGGGCCAGTCAGAGGCCAGCGGGCTCGCCTTTGCCCGCGAGGTCATGCGCCCCTGGGTGGGCCGGTTCGCCAGGGCTCTTGAAAGTGGCCGTCCGCATCCGATCTACGCAGCCAGCGCCGGGCTGCTGCTCGATGTCCTTGATATCCTTGATCGAAACCCCGGAGATATCCCGGCCCACACCTAG
- a CDS encoding metal-sensitive transcriptional regulator: MNANASTSEKEQEQIKHNVLSRMKRIEGQVRGIQRMIEDGKECEDILVQVRAVRSALQSANKLILKRYMLRCYNEAVLESHDGHDEHEALEKFIKVLTGFLEG, translated from the coding sequence ATGAACGCGAATGCGAGCACGAGCGAGAAGGAGCAGGAGCAGATCAAGCACAATGTCCTCTCGCGCATGAAGCGTATCGAAGGACAGGTGCGAGGCATCCAGCGCATGATCGAGGATGGCAAGGAATGCGAAGACATTCTGGTCCAGGTGCGCGCTGTGCGCTCGGCGCTCCAGTCGGCCAACAAGCTCATCCTCAAACGGTACATGCTGCGCTGCTACAACGAGGCCGTGCTGGAAAGCCACGACGGCCACGACGAGCATGAAGCCCTGGAAAAGTTCATCAAGGTGCTGACCGGATTCCTGGAGGGCTAG
- the era gene encoding GTPase Era, with protein sequence MHKFGTVALIGPPNAGKSTLMNQLLGQKVAIVSPRPQTTRNRISGILSTDEAQVVFLDTPGIHQLRGKMNRFLLEAAWSALAGADVVVVLLDASLYAAKPYMMDKEIKPLVKPVAETGRPVLVAVNKIDRIKDKAGMLPVLARAAELWPAAEFIPVSALRGQGTDVLLKRILDFIPEGPAMFPEDQISTAPVRFMASEIIREKLFYTLRQELPYTTAVEIEAWDETSREGMTVINAVIYTAQKNHKGMIIGKQGANLKKIGSEARLEIAELLETKVHLELWVKVRDGWTEDPGFLRAMGLGE encoded by the coding sequence ATGCACAAATTCGGAACCGTGGCTCTCATCGGCCCCCCCAACGCGGGCAAGAGCACCCTGATGAACCAGCTATTGGGGCAGAAGGTGGCCATTGTGTCGCCCAGGCCCCAGACCACGCGCAACCGCATCAGCGGCATCCTGTCCACGGACGAGGCCCAGGTGGTGTTTCTCGACACGCCGGGCATCCACCAGCTGCGCGGCAAGATGAACCGCTTTCTGCTGGAGGCGGCCTGGAGCGCCCTGGCCGGGGCTGACGTGGTGGTGGTCCTGCTCGACGCGTCCCTGTATGCGGCCAAGCCGTACATGATGGACAAGGAGATCAAGCCGCTGGTCAAGCCCGTGGCCGAGACCGGCAGGCCTGTGCTGGTGGCCGTCAACAAGATCGACCGGATCAAGGACAAGGCGGGCATGCTGCCTGTGCTGGCCCGTGCGGCCGAGCTGTGGCCCGCGGCGGAGTTCATTCCGGTTTCCGCCCTCAGGGGCCAGGGCACGGACGTGCTCCTCAAGCGCATCCTCGACTTTATTCCCGAAGGCCCGGCCATGTTCCCGGAAGACCAGATATCCACGGCCCCGGTCCGGTTCATGGCCTCGGAGATCATCAGGGAGAAGCTGTTCTACACCCTGCGTCAGGAACTGCCCTACACCACCGCCGTGGAGATCGAGGCCTGGGACGAGACCTCGCGCGAGGGCATGACCGTGATCAACGCGGTCATCTACACGGCCCAGAAGAACCACAAGGGCATGATCATCGGCAAGCAGGGCGCGAATCTCAAGAAGATCGGCTCCGAGGCGCGCCTGGAGATCGCCGAGCTGTTGGAGACCAAGGTCCACCTGGAGCTGTGGGTCAAGGTGCGCGACGGCTGGACCGAGGATCCCGGCTTCCTGCGCGCCATGGGCCTTGGCGAATAG
- a CDS encoding S8 family serine peptidase translates to MPDHNDQPSPQLFGSPAAQPRDMLAQLDQPSQFQPGSMPPPGYQDPDDGNAPDSGDAPAPGGAPGTGDNGLSGQGMDGEGAGTDSGDQDAPGGLLPGQGTAGFGDLTNLYGTGLGSDFGGGPLFGGGLGGGLGSGFGGGLGSDLGSMPGGNLFGGGFAFGGGAPGPLLDIPYTPPSLGSPFGPAPGTGQHSGFADEDDYPDDNKDDPVVSPFDPLFSQQWYIRNTTGGVDLNVVKAWEDYTGAGIRVAVCDDGIDYNHPDLQPNYLKDQGYNQTTGEDGYPAVGQNHGTAVSGFIAAAKNGFGIQGIAYDAKIASFVDGTAEGMLAPVMLRQTSFDISQNSWTLSPFANATTVAASVQTLAEVGRGGLGTVVVFAGSNERDQDIMSTYYNTNNTPYAFSVGAVDSTGKYAWFSCAGPNLLVTAPGQDVLTTDRTPPAGSDPNSYFHSGDGTSYSSPMVSGVIALMLEANANLGYRDVQTILAATAVRTLGMVSAEGKPWDWQINSAENWNGGGMHASHDYGFGLVDAAAAVRLAESWDNGAHTVANQAQQTASATPNLTIPDNTGASLTSSVTIAGDIVVQQAVVTVNITHPRFDDLEITLTSPDGTYSVLMYHPSIEGIAQELGVGTTEYLAAKKFTFNTTDNTWSFMTVTPFGEFGEGNWVLTVKDTVSGDIDDICNFNGWTLTLYGDNPSADDYYIYTDEYADMVAADVSRATLEDGGGTDTINASAVTGNSIVNLTPGSVSTLAGTSLTIAAGTTIEHAHTGDGNDILTGNDANNNLFGWRGNDAISGGAGNDLLYGGTGSDTLTGGTGNDTFYYGLPGEGGDHIMDFSSFDDVFHFAFAAFGQSAAGTLAAEYFFNSASSINVSDACFYFEADTLWYDADGMNDDTAVQIALVMGDAVQVSDIVFV, encoded by the coding sequence ATGCCCGATCACAACGACCAGCCCTCCCCCCAGCTATTCGGCTCTCCGGCAGCCCAACCCAGGGATATGCTGGCCCAGCTCGACCAGCCTTCCCAGTTCCAGCCGGGCAGCATGCCGCCGCCCGGATACCAGGACCCCGACGACGGGAATGCGCCCGATTCCGGCGACGCCCCCGCCCCTGGAGGCGCACCCGGGACAGGCGACAACGGGTTGAGCGGCCAAGGGATGGACGGCGAGGGAGCAGGGACAGACTCCGGAGACCAGGACGCGCCGGGCGGGCTGCTTCCCGGCCAGGGGACGGCGGGATTCGGCGACCTGACGAATTTATACGGGACCGGTCTGGGCAGCGACTTTGGCGGCGGCCCCCTGTTCGGCGGCGGTCTGGGCGGCGGTCTGGGCAGCGGGTTCGGCGGCGGCCTGGGCAGCGATCTGGGCTCCATGCCCGGCGGCAATCTCTTTGGCGGCGGGTTCGCCTTTGGGGGCGGCGCTCCCGGCCCACTGCTCGACATCCCGTACACGCCGCCAAGCCTGGGCAGCCCCTTTGGCCCGGCACCGGGCACGGGCCAGCATTCCGGATTCGCTGACGAGGACGACTATCCGGACGACAACAAGGACGACCCGGTGGTCAGCCCGTTCGACCCGCTCTTCTCCCAGCAGTGGTACATCAGGAACACCACGGGCGGCGTGGACCTCAACGTGGTCAAGGCCTGGGAGGACTACACCGGTGCAGGCATCCGCGTGGCCGTGTGCGACGACGGCATCGACTACAACCACCCGGACCTCCAGCCCAATTATCTCAAAGATCAGGGTTACAACCAGACCACTGGGGAAGACGGCTACCCCGCTGTCGGCCAAAACCACGGCACCGCCGTCTCCGGATTCATCGCCGCGGCCAAAAACGGCTTCGGCATCCAGGGCATCGCTTATGACGCCAAAATCGCCTCCTTTGTCGATGGCACCGCCGAAGGCATGCTGGCGCCGGTCATGCTGCGCCAGACCTCCTTCGACATCTCCCAGAACAGCTGGACCCTGTCTCCCTTTGCCAACGCGACAACGGTGGCGGCTTCAGTGCAGACCCTGGCCGAAGTTGGACGCGGCGGGCTGGGCACGGTGGTGGTTTTCGCGGGTTCCAACGAGCGCGACCAGGATATCATGTCCACCTACTACAACACCAACAACACCCCCTACGCCTTTTCTGTGGGTGCCGTGGACAGCACCGGAAAGTACGCCTGGTTCAGTTGCGCCGGGCCCAACCTGCTGGTCACCGCACCGGGCCAGGACGTGCTGACCACGGACAGGACGCCCCCGGCAGGCAGCGACCCCAACTCCTATTTCCATTCGGGAGACGGGACGTCCTATTCCTCGCCCATGGTCAGCGGCGTCATCGCTCTGATGCTCGAAGCCAACGCCAACCTGGGCTACCGCGACGTGCAGACTATCCTCGCCGCCACTGCGGTGCGTACCTTGGGCATGGTCTCCGCCGAGGGCAAGCCCTGGGACTGGCAGATCAACAGCGCGGAAAACTGGAATGGCGGCGGCATGCACGCCAGCCACGACTACGGCTTCGGCCTCGTGGACGCCGCTGCGGCCGTGCGCCTGGCCGAATCCTGGGACAACGGCGCGCACACCGTAGCCAATCAGGCGCAGCAGACTGCCTCGGCAACCCCCAACCTGACCATACCGGACAACACCGGGGCCAGCCTCACCTCCTCGGTCACCATCGCGGGCGACATTGTCGTGCAGCAGGCCGTGGTCACCGTGAACATCACCCACCCCCGCTTCGACGACCTCGAAATCACCCTGACTTCGCCCGACGGCACGTACAGTGTGCTCATGTATCACCCCAGCATTGAGGGTATCGCCCAGGAGCTGGGGGTCGGCACCACGGAATATCTGGCCGCCAAGAAGTTCACCTTCAACACCACCGACAACACATGGTCCTTCATGACCGTGACCCCGTTTGGCGAGTTCGGCGAGGGCAACTGGGTGCTGACGGTCAAGGACACGGTTTCCGGCGACATCGACGACATCTGCAACTTCAACGGCTGGACCCTGACCCTGTACGGCGACAATCCCTCGGCGGACGACTACTACATCTATACCGACGAATATGCCGACATGGTGGCCGCAGACGTGTCCAGGGCCACCCTGGAGGACGGCGGCGGCACCGACACCATCAACGCCTCTGCCGTGACCGGAAACAGCATCGTCAACCTGACGCCCGGCTCGGTCAGCACCCTGGCGGGCACCTCCCTGACCATTGCGGCGGGCACCACCATCGAGCATGCCCACACCGGCGACGGCAACGACATCCTCACCGGCAACGATGCCAACAACAACCTCTTTGGCTGGCGCGGCAACGACGCCATCTCGGGCGGCGCAGGCAACGACCTGCTTTACGGCGGCACGGGCAGCGACACCCTGACCGGCGGCACGGGCAACGACACCTTCTATTATGGCTTGCCCGGTGAAGGCGGCGACCACATCATGGATTTCAGCAGCTTCGACGATGTCTTCCACTTCGCCTTTGCCGCCTTCGGCCAGTCGGCCGCAGGCACCCTGGCCGCAGAATACTTCTTCAATTCCGCCAGCTCCATCAATGTCTCGGATGCCTGTTTCTACTTTGAGGCAGACACCCTCTGGTACGACGCCGACGGCATGAACGACGACACCGCCGTGCAGATAGCCCTGGTCATGGGCGACGCCGTGCAGGTGAGCGATATCGTCTTCGTGTAA
- a CDS encoding peptidase U32 family protein: protein MPATIHTPELLAPAGDMEKLETAILYGANAVYLGGGSLNLRAGAGGFSESELAEGLAKARAARVKAYFTLNVYPRESMMPAVRRYIEMLGELKPDGIIAADPGVIRLLRRELPEVPVHVSTQANTSNSEAVRFWRECGASRVNVARELRAQELLEMLAITRKQMPNMEVEIFVHGAMCMAVSGRCYLSALLNNRPGNLGECSHPCRYEYRPLAVTFEERTRPGEPLWEVREYGTGEEFTFECADDEFSFEPLGDEEARPETPADPALTLAHETGGWSAFFAAQDLCLLHYLEWFSRMRVASVKLEGRTKSSAYLAQVVDAYGTALRDIAKGKFMPEKYLSELVNAASRPLTTGFFDPDRRGAIALPPDEGEKRPVLARVLSQAGDGRWHIQTKARWQTDQDMELLIPGLIRPRISSEDYGVENDLGIGLTVSHPGQRALLICDHPEIRPGMFIRQPWNLDVLD, encoded by the coding sequence ATGCCCGCCACCATCCACACGCCAGAACTGCTCGCCCCTGCCGGGGACATGGAAAAGCTCGAAACCGCCATTTTGTACGGGGCCAACGCGGTCTATCTGGGCGGCGGCAGCCTGAACCTGCGCGCCGGGGCCGGAGGATTCTCGGAGAGCGAGCTTGCCGAAGGGCTGGCCAAGGCCCGCGCGGCCAGGGTCAAGGCGTACTTCACCCTCAACGTGTATCCGCGCGAGAGCATGATGCCTGCGGTGCGCCGGTATATCGAGATGCTTGGCGAGCTGAAGCCTGACGGGATCATCGCCGCTGATCCGGGCGTTATCCGGCTCTTGCGCCGCGAGCTGCCCGAGGTACCGGTCCATGTCTCCACCCAGGCCAACACCTCCAACTCCGAGGCTGTGCGCTTCTGGCGCGAGTGCGGGGCCAGTCGGGTCAATGTGGCCCGCGAGCTGCGTGCCCAGGAGCTTCTGGAGATGCTGGCCATCACCCGCAAGCAGATGCCGAACATGGAGGTGGAGATATTCGTGCATGGAGCCATGTGCATGGCCGTGTCGGGCCGCTGCTATCTTTCGGCCCTGCTCAACAACCGGCCCGGCAACCTGGGCGAGTGCTCCCATCCGTGTCGCTATGAATACCGCCCCCTGGCCGTGACCTTCGAAGAGCGCACCCGGCCCGGCGAGCCGCTCTGGGAGGTGCGCGAGTACGGCACGGGCGAGGAGTTCACCTTCGAGTGCGCGGACGACGAGTTTTCCTTCGAGCCGCTGGGCGATGAAGAGGCGCGCCCTGAAACCCCGGCGGACCCGGCCCTGACCCTGGCCCACGAGACCGGCGGCTGGTCCGCGTTTTTCGCGGCCCAGGATCTGTGTCTGCTGCATTATCTGGAGTGGTTCTCGCGCATGCGCGTGGCCTCGGTGAAGCTGGAGGGGCGGACCAAGAGCTCGGCCTATCTGGCCCAGGTGGTGGATGCCTACGGCACGGCCCTGCGCGACATTGCCAAGGGCAAATTCATGCCGGAGAAATACCTCTCGGAGCTGGTCAATGCGGCCTCGCGCCCCCTGACCACCGGCTTTTTCGACCCGGACCGACGCGGGGCCATCGCCCTGCCGCCCGACGAGGGCGAGAAACGGCCCGTGCTGGCGCGGGTGCTGTCGCAGGCTGGCGACGGCAGATGGCACATCCAGACCAAGGCCCGCTGGCAGACCGACCAGGACATGGAATTGCTCATCCCCGGCCTGATCCGCCCGCGCATCTCCTCCGAGGACTATGGCGTGGAGAACGATCTGGGCATCGGCCTGACTGTCTCCCACCCAGGCCAGCGCGCCCTGCTCATCTGCGACCACCCGGAGATTCGCCCTGGCATGTTCATCCGCCAACCCTGGAACCTGGACGTCCTGGACTGA
- a CDS encoding Hsp20/alpha crystallin family protein, whose product MSEIVKKEDRSLARYRPATDILEREDGFYIYMDLPGVKREDLAIDLQDDELTVQGRTTLAHGQDEHFAEMQFGECEYVRAISVSDIIDRDKIKANLSGGVLELHLPKVEKVQPRKIEIVSA is encoded by the coding sequence ATGAGCGAGATCGTGAAAAAGGAAGACAGGAGCCTGGCCCGCTACCGGCCCGCCACGGACATCCTGGAGCGCGAGGACGGATTTTACATCTACATGGATCTGCCCGGCGTGAAGCGGGAGGATTTGGCCATAGACCTGCAGGACGACGAGTTGACCGTGCAGGGGCGGACCACCCTGGCCCACGGCCAGGACGAGCACTTTGCCGAGATGCAGTTTGGCGAGTGCGAGTATGTCCGCGCCATCTCCGTGAGCGACATCATCGACCGCGACAAGATCAAGGCGAACCTCTCAGGCGGCGTGCTGGAGCTGCATCTACCCAAGGTGGAGAAGGTCCAGCCCAGGAAGATCGAGATCGTCAGCGCGTAA
- a CDS encoding Hsp20/alpha crystallin family protein — protein MVIDFNTLYNFPSRFDRVFEEFFKSPMGDERRLAYPPLNLSNDDANIYVRAELPGVELADVELTLSDKTLVLKGERSAPQGKYYRQERQSGVFHRVVNIAVPVDRDKVKAVMADGVLTVTLPKAEDVRPRSINIEIA, from the coding sequence ATGGTTATCGATTTCAATACCCTGTACAATTTTCCCTCGCGCTTTGACCGGGTGTTCGAGGAGTTCTTCAAATCCCCGATGGGGGATGAACGCCGTCTGGCCTACCCTCCGCTCAACCTGAGCAACGACGACGCGAACATCTATGTGCGCGCCGAGCTGCCCGGAGTCGAACTTGCGGACGTGGAACTGACCTTGTCGGACAAGACCCTGGTGCTCAAGGGCGAGCGGAGCGCGCCCCAGGGAAAATACTATCGTCAGGAGCGTCAGAGCGGCGTTTTCCACAGGGTTGTCAACATCGCTGTCCCGGTGGACCGGGACAAGGTCAAGGCCGTGATGGCCGACGGCGTGCTGACTGTGACCCTGCCCAAGGCCGAGGATGTCAGGCCCCGTTCCATCAACATCGAAATAGCGTAA
- a CDS encoding Trm112 family protein: MALDKELTDILACPKCTGSVTLLPAGDGLFCPACRVVYPVRDDIPIMLVDQAVSEEAWTGSSQP; encoded by the coding sequence ATGGCGCTCGACAAGGAACTCACAGACATCCTGGCCTGCCCGAAGTGCACGGGGAGCGTGACGCTGCTCCCGGCTGGGGACGGGCTTTTTTGTCCTGCCTGCCGGGTGGTCTACCCGGTCAGGGACGACATCCCCATCATGCTGGTTGATCAGGCGGTATCCGAAGAGGCGTGGACCGGTTCCAGCCAGCCCTGA